From the genome of Deltaproteobacteria bacterium:
CGGGTACGACAGCCCGGCGGCGCTCGCCGGGCAGCGGATCTTCATCTGCGACTATACAAACAAGAACCGCGAGACGGTCTTCTACTTCCCCGGCCAACGCCGGGTGCGCCGGCTGCCTGCATACGCTTACGACGCCCCGCAGATCGGCTTCGAGAACCAGTACCCGCTCGACACGGCGTGGGTCTTCCTGGGCCGTCCCGACCGGTTCGACTGGAAGATCGTCGGCAAGAAGGAGATGTACGTCCCGTACAACAGCTTCGGCATGTACGACTTCCGGAAGAAGCTGCACGACGTGCTCCAGTTGAAGCACCTGGCCAACGACAGCCGGCGGTACGAGCTGCACCGGGTGTGGGTGGTGGAGGCGACGGTGAAGAAGGGGATGCGGCACACCATGCCGAAGCGGGTCTACTATTTCGACGAGGACACCTACCTGGCGCTCATTGCCGACCAGTACGACGCCAAGGGCGGGCTGTGGAAGGTCGAGGAAGGGTACCCGATCCCGATCTGGGAGCTGGGGGGGACCTTCGACCACTACCCGTTCGTCAGTTACGACCTTGTCTCCGGCCGGTACGTCTGTGACCAGTCCTCCATCGGGACAGGGAAGGATATGCGGTACCACGCCGACTCGAAAGACCCCCGGTTCAGGACGGACTGGTACACGGGTGAAAACCTTCGCTCGATCAGTGAGCGGTAAAGGAGCGATGCGAATGAGAGCCCTATCCAAGAGCTTGTGGTTGC
Proteins encoded in this window:
- a CDS encoding DUF1329 domain-containing protein encodes the protein MKRVLVVITIIAAAAVTAWGASPQEVARLGKDLNYAGAEKAGNKEGTIPAWDGKDVPLAGWSHGKNRGDYWKYKDEKPLFSIDASNVDKYKDKLSPGQMQWVKQTKGYRMDVYPSHRNAGYPDWIEANIRKNAAGAAKLSKDGTNVLDAVLPGILFPLPKDGSEIIWNFVMRYKGIGTEWPRTTTAISPRPGSTEWLAPAGPQTVFHPWGKKGSTSPKQAGNLIYCIDFGYDSPAALAGQRIFICDYTNKNRETVFYFPGQRRVRRLPAYAYDAPQIGFENQYPLDTAWVFLGRPDRFDWKIVGKKEMYVPYNSFGMYDFRKKLHDVLQLKHLANDSRRYELHRVWVVEATVKKGMRHTMPKRVYYFDEDTYLALIADQYDAKGGLWKVEEGYPIPIWELGGTFDHYPFVSYDLVSGRYVCDQSSIGTGKDMRYHADSKDPRFRTDWYTGENLRSISER